A single region of the Patescibacteria group bacterium genome encodes:
- a CDS encoding glycosyltransferase family A protein, translating into MRASVVIPAHNEEKNISATIRALLAQSHPDFEIIVVNNASTDRTAEIAEGFPVKVVHESRKGLLWARERGRLEATGDIVVNIDADCLPDEDWLSRGTAHFLDDE; encoded by the coding sequence ATGAGAGCTTCCGTTGTCATACCAGCGCATAACGAGGAGAAGAATATCTCTGCCACGATACGGGCTTTGCTCGCGCAGAGTCATCCAGATTTCGAGATCATCGTGGTCAATAACGCCAGCACCGACCGTACGGCGGAGATAGCCGAAGGATTTCCGGTCAAAGTCGTGCATGAATCACGTAAAGGCTTGCTATGGGCCAGAGAGCGCGGCCGGCTGGAAGCGACAGGCGATATCGTCGTGAATATAGACGCGGACTGTCTGCCGGACGAGGATTGGCTGTCGCGCGGCACCGCTCATTTTTTAGATGACGAGG